Proteins encoded in a region of the Zea mays cultivar B73 chromosome 4, Zm-B73-REFERENCE-NAM-5.0, whole genome shotgun sequence genome:
- the LOC103653429 gene encoding histone-binding protein N1/N2 — MESGSLDFLLIYIRHSIIRTRMKALSMLEHLVEPDHRRVVELNFRICLVYELVSKIRDAISYCAKAISLCKSRIQNLKSSKDALLAGIDGGDASAAEGGSENSTVEKELEQLTSILPDLEKKLEDLSEANPSADMDEMVKAIASMVIEVMPKAASFTSSQIATSSNGFDSSVMSTAATTGSSGSTVTDLGVVGRGVKRASIKPISVEPAAKKPALDSPSLQGDNNINSEVVPATQTDESS, encoded by the exons ATGGAATCCGGATCGCTGGACTTCCTTTTGAT CTATATACGGCATTCAATAATTAGAACCAGAATGAAAGCTTTATCCATGTTGGAGCATTTGGTTGAGCCTGACCATCGTCGAGTTGTGGAATT AAACTTCCGCATTTGTTTGGTTTATGAACTAGTTTCCAAGATCAGAGATGCAATTTCATACTGTGCAAAAGCAATTTCGCTATGCAAGTCACGCATACAGAACCTGAAAAGTTCCAAGGATGCTTTGTTGGCTGGTATAGATGGTGGTGATGCATCTGCTGCTGAAGGAGGCTCAGAAAATTCTACCGTTGAAAAAGAGCTAGAACAGCTTACTAGCATATTGCCTGATCTTGAGAAGAAG CTTGAGGACCTGTCTGAAGCAAACCCAAGCGCTGACATGGATGAGATGGTGAAGGCAATTGCGTCCATGGTAATTGAAGTGATGCCAAAAGCTGCATCTTTTACTTCTTCCCAGATAGCAACCTCAAGCAATGGATTCGACTCCTCGGTTATGTCTACGGCAGCGACAACTGGAAGCTCTGGAAGCACTGTGACTGACCTTGGGGTTGTAGGCAGAGGCGTCAAACGAGCTAGCATCAAGCCGATCTCTGTCGAACCTGCTGCTAAGAAACCTGCACTTGATTCACCATCTCTCCAAGGTGACAACAACATCAACTCTGAGGTTGTCCCTGCAACACAGACTGATGAATCCAGCTAA